TCGTTTCTGTGGTTCTTTTTTCTGGTTGAGCCCATATTGCTGCATTTAGTATTCAGTAGATTATTTTCTTCTGATCAGATCTTTTAACTCCTGCAGTATGCTCATCGCAAGTGTATACAGAAGTGGTGTAATGAAAAGGGTGACACCACATGTGAGATATGCCTTCAGGTACTTCTTATAAGTTCTCTTTATATGTTACCTGCTTATATATGTCTCCATATTCTAGATGTTCCATCGTCAGGGCATTGCCTAAAACTCTCATTACTTCTTACATGGTTCCAGCAATTTAAGCCGGGATATACTGCCCCTCCTAAGTTGTTCCTCTATGGGACTAGTCCTATGAATTTCAGGTACTAATTCTGCTCCTTTTCATATCAAGTGGtcattttttttttccagttCCAAATCATCTTATACGATGGTTATACGGCCCATCTTATAGGGGAAACTGGGAAATCTCAAGGCGAGATATCTACAATCAACAATATGTAACAATGACTCAAACTGGCCATGTTTTTCTGAGATCCAGCTATGATGAATATTCAGCTTCACATGAAAAGAGTATTATGTATTGTCGCTTGGTGGCTGCTACAGTGAGTTGCTTAGCTTTTCCATTATTGAATCCTAATCGGTAACTTCATATATCGAAGTCTaaaattaaatcttttgtttgCAGTTCATGGTTATTTTGGTTCTGCGTCATTCTCTCCCTTTTATTATGAGTGGAGCTGAGCAGTACTCGATCCCGCTTTTCACAGTAAGACTTCACCAAAGCTTATAATATATGAAAGCTTTTCTTTTATTTCTCAGGATATTGACTTACacttcatcaaaaaaaaattagcTGTTGATGTTGAGGATTGCTGGTATCATCCTACCTCTCTATGTTATGTTGAGAGCAGTGACCACGTTTTATCGACGGCGGCAACTGCAGGTAATTCTTGGTTTTCGTCGTCACTACCTTTTTTGAGACAAGTTAAACAACTAAATTGTTTCCTTTGATGCGAATTAATGTTTTATAGAATTGCAGGAAATGCATGAATCTTCTATTTCAGCATCAGAAAGAGAGAATGGGCATTCGCACCCATTGCAACTGATTCAGCCTCAGTCACATCTCATCCGCATCCATTAGCTGAGTGCCTCTTCTCATATAAA
This genomic stretch from Musa acuminata AAA Group cultivar baxijiao chromosome BXJ3-9, Cavendish_Baxijiao_AAA, whole genome shotgun sequence harbors:
- the LOC103998623 gene encoding uncharacterized protein LOC103998623 isoform X2, which encodes MGDHFVLLVDRLLTESTLEAAIGSVTQGSNTPVASLSTVDIADFAPERKIVGDGMFTGKLVECRICQDEDEDVNMEIPCSCCGSLKYAHRKCIQKWCNEKGDTTCEICLQQFKPGYTAPPKLFLYGTSPMNFRGNWEISRRDIYNQQYVTMTQTGHVFLRSSYDEYSASHEKSIMYCRLVAATFMVILVLRHSLPFIMSGAEQYSIPLFTLLMLRIAGIILPLYVMLRAVTTFYRRRQLQNCRKCMNLLFQHQKERMGIRTHCN
- the LOC103998623 gene encoding uncharacterized protein LOC103998623 isoform X1 gives rise to the protein MGDHFVLLVDRLLTESTLEAAIGSVTQGSNTPVASLSTVDIADFAPERKIVGDGMFTGKLVECRICQDEDEDVNMEIPCSCCGSLKYAHRKCIQKWCNEKGDTTCEICLQQFKPGYTAPPKLFLYGTSPMNFRGNWEISRRDIYNQQYVTMTQTGHVFLRSSYDEYSASHEKSIMYCRLVAATFMVILVLRHSLPFIMSGAEQYSIPLFTLLMLRIAGIILPLYVMLRAVTTFYRRRQLQEMHESSISASERENGHSHPLQLIQPQSHLIRIH